The Amycolatopsis sp. 195334CR genome window below encodes:
- a CDS encoding ABC transporter substrate-binding protein, with amino-acid sequence MLKRSFALVALVVLTLAGCASNPEPAAEGDAAFSVTMKHAFGETTFTKKPQRVVALGYNDVAVATGLGLNVVGAVKGYDPAVPQAPYLTAQLGPDVLALDMLAPSFEKVAAYRPDVILAVSMPSLDAPTYEKLSQIAPTLPFETSLYSAPMQDDALRIGRAVGDEAGAQRLVDAAAAEVAKVKSELPGLAGKSYLFGQARGEVLPLVIGKESQSTRFMNSLGMKIPDALANVETSAQLAPGTIGLSYERVETLDTADALFMTFVSPADKTTFEGNSLVQRLKVVTEGRYQGVTSETANMLQAPNVVGVKWLLDQLRPTLTRIGQV; translated from the coding sequence GTGCTCAAAAGATCATTCGCGCTGGTGGCGCTGGTCGTGCTGACGCTCGCGGGCTGTGCCTCGAACCCGGAACCCGCGGCCGAGGGGGACGCGGCGTTCTCGGTGACGATGAAACACGCGTTCGGCGAGACCACCTTCACCAAGAAGCCGCAGCGCGTGGTGGCGCTCGGCTACAACGACGTCGCCGTGGCCACCGGGCTGGGCCTCAACGTGGTCGGCGCGGTGAAGGGGTACGACCCGGCCGTGCCGCAGGCGCCGTACCTGACCGCGCAGCTCGGCCCGGACGTGCTCGCGCTGGACATGCTGGCCCCCAGTTTCGAGAAGGTGGCGGCCTACCGGCCGGACGTGATCCTGGCCGTCTCGATGCCCTCGCTCGACGCGCCCACCTACGAGAAGCTGAGCCAGATCGCACCGACGCTGCCCTTCGAGACTTCGTTGTACAGCGCGCCGATGCAGGACGACGCGCTGCGGATCGGCCGGGCCGTCGGGGACGAGGCCGGGGCGCAGCGCCTGGTCGACGCGGCGGCCGCCGAGGTCGCGAAGGTCAAGTCCGAACTCCCGGGGCTGGCCGGGAAGTCGTACCTGTTCGGCCAGGCCAGGGGTGAGGTGCTGCCACTGGTGATCGGCAAGGAGAGCCAGTCCACGCGGTTCATGAACTCGCTGGGCATGAAGATCCCGGACGCGCTCGCGAACGTCGAGACCAGCGCGCAACTCGCGCCCGGCACCATCGGCCTGTCCTACGAGCGGGTGGAAACGCTCGACACCGCCGACGCGTTGTTCATGACCTTCGTCAGCCCGGCCGACAAGACCACCTTCGAGGGCAACTCGCTGGTGCAACGGCTGAAGGTGGTCACCGAGGGCCGGTACCAGGGCGTCACCTCGGAGACCGCGAACATGCTGCAGGCGCCGAACGTGGTCGGGGTGAAGTGGCTGCTCGACCAGCTACGCCCGACGCTGACCCGGATCGGACAGGTGTAG